Proteins encoded in a region of the Triticum dicoccoides isolate Atlit2015 ecotype Zavitan chromosome 3A, WEW_v2.0, whole genome shotgun sequence genome:
- the LOC119270120 gene encoding CBS domain-containing protein CBSCBSPB1-like, whose protein sequence is MDGAGGGGGGPHPSRRSISSAAGPRRRGPSMENGHDAAAAARRSSATISRTTSTVTGERTVKRLRLSKALTIPDHTTVYEACRRMAARRVDAVLLTDSNALLCGILTDKDITTRVIARELKLEDTPVSKVMTRNPLFVLGDTLAVEALQKMVQGKFRHLPVVDNGEVIALLDIAKCLYDAIARMERAAEKGRAIAAAVEGVEKHWGTSVSGPNTFVETLRERMFRPSLSTIISENSKVATVAPTDTVLTASKKMLELKVSSAVVAIENKPGGILTSRDILMRVIAQNLPPESTTVGKVMTQSPECATIDTPILEALHTMHDGKFLHLPVLDMDGSVVTVVDVLHITHAAIATVGNSGATGSEATSSMMQRFWDSAMSSGPLDDDDDSRSEGSTKVASEAADIGRSAFFPPSGLSNTFGFKIQDKQGRMHRFNCETSSLAELITSILQRLGDDIDKLNLPQILYEDDDHDKVILSSDTDLIAAVDHARQIGWKSLRLHLDYAGVGRRKRGAVSSDFEYAGRDAWASAYGTVAAGAALVAGLGVMAYLKRGG, encoded by the exons ATGGACGGCGCCGGGGGCGGGGGAGGAGGGCCGCACCCCTCCCGGAGGAGCATCTCCTCGGCCGCCGGCCCCAGGAGGAGGGGCCCGTCCATGGAGAACGgccacgacgccgccgccgccgccaggaggTCCTCCGCCACCATCTCCCGCACCACCTC GACGGTGACTGGGGAGAGAACCGTTAAGAGACTGAGACTGTCCAAGGCACTGACGATACCGGACCACACGACTGTGTATGAGGCTTGTCGGAGGATGGCCGCACGTAGAGTTGATGCCGTGTTGCTGACGGACTCCAACGCGTTGCTTTGCGGGATCCTTACTGACAAG GACATAACCACAAGGGTTATTGCTCGTGAATTGAAGCTAGAAGACACACCAGTTTCCAAGGTCATGACTAGAAACCCTCTCTTTGTTCTCGGGGACACTCTCGCGGTTGAGGCATTGCAGAAAATGGTGCAAG GTAAGTTCAGACATTTACCTGTTGTGGACAATGGGGAAGTCATTGCGCTACTGGACATAGCCAAGTGCCTATATGATGCTATTGCACGAATGGAAAGGGCAGCTGAGAAAGGAAGAGCAATTGCTGCTGCTGTTGAGGGTGTTGAGAAGCATTGGGGAACATCTGTATCTG GTCCCAACACTTTTGTTGAAACTCTTCGTGAACGGATGTTTAGGCCATCACTGTCGACAATTATATCTGAGAATTCAAA AGTGGCTACTGTTGCACCAACTGACACTGTGTTGACTGCATCAAAAAAGATGCTTGAACTAAAAGTAAGTTCAGCAGTTGTTGCGATTGAAAACAAGCCTGGCGGGATTCTGAC CTCGAGAGATATATTGATGCGTGTTATAGCCCAAAATCTTCCACCTGAGTCTACTACAGTCGGGAAG GTTATGACCCAGAGTCCAGAATGTGCCACGATTGACACCCCGATCCTTGAAGCCCTACACACAATGCATGATGGAAAGTTTCTGCATTTGCCTGTTCTAGACATGG ATGGGAGTGTTGTAACCGTTGTTGATGTCCTTCACATAACTCATGCTGCAATTGCAACG GTCGGAAACAGTGGAGCAACAGGCTCTGAGGCGACTTCTTCCATGATGCAGAGGTTCTGGGATTCAGCAATGTCAAGTGGGcctcttgatgatgatgatgattccaGAAG CGAAGGATCAACTAAAGTGGCATCCGAGGCAGCAGATATAGGAAGATCAGCCTTCTTTCCGCCTTCAGGCTTATCAAACACTTTTGGGTTCAAGATTCAGGACAAACAAGGCAGGATGCACAGATTTAACTGTG AAACGAGTAGCCTGGCTGAATTGATAACTTCCATTCTGCAAAGACTTGGCGACGACATTGATAAATTGAACCTACCTCAAATTCTG TACGAAGATGATGATCACGATAAAGTCATACTCTCATCAGACACCGACCTTATAGCGGCTGTGGACCATGCAAGACAAATCGGTTGGAAG AGCTTGAGGCTGCACTTGGATTACGCCGGTGTTGGCCGCCGGAAGCGAGGAGCCGTCTCATCGGATTTCGAGTACGCTGGAAGGGACGCATGGGCTTCCGCGTACGGCACCGTCGCGGCCGGCGCGGCCCTGGTGGCCGGCCTCGGCGTGATGGCCTACCTGAAAAGAGGAGGCTAA